TACACCCAGTTACATTCCGAACCTGGAAGTTAAGCCCTTAAACGCCGAAAGTACTGAATTGGAGACGATTTGGGAGGATAGGTATTTGCCAAGCTAGATAAAATTTATAAATATAAATTTTATCTAATATAATTGTGTTCCCTGATAGCTCAGTTGGTAGAGCGCACGGCTGTTAACCGTGTTGTCGCTGGTTCGAGCCCGGCTCGGGGAGCCATTTTTTTATTTTTTGTAAAATTTATTAAAATTAATTATTACTAATTGTATTTGTATTTTTAATGAATAAGTGGTAAGATATAATGTGAAGTATAATTAAACTAAAGGAGTAGAAAATGAATAAAAATATTTCTGATATACTAGAAAAAAATCCTATAATAGCAGCTATAAATTCAGAAGCTGATTTAAATGCAGTACTTAAAAGTGATATTAATATTGTTTTTATATTGACTTCTAATATATTAGAAATTTCTAATGTTATTAAACGTTTAAAAGAAGCTAACAAATTTGTATTTGTTCATATTGATCGTATAGAGGGATTATCTTCAAGATCTACTCTTATAATTGATTATCTTATAGCTAATACTGAGTTAAATGGTATTATTAGTACTAAACATAACATGATAAAATATGCTAAAAATAAAGATATCTTAGCAATTCAAAGATTTTTTATTTTAGATTCATTATCTTTTAAAAATAGTTTAAAAAATGTAGAAGATACAAAACCTGATGCAATAGAAATTTTACCAGGGTTAATGCCCAAAATAATAAAAAAAATAACTAAAGAAATAAAAATACCTGTGATAGCAGGGGGACTTATACAGGATAAACAAGATATAATTGGAGTAATAGAAGCAGGTGCTTATGGAGTTTCCTCTACAAATAAAGATATTTGGAATATGTAAAAAAATAGTAT
This portion of the Hypnocyclicus thermotrophus genome encodes:
- a CDS encoding glycerol-3-phosphate responsive antiterminator, coding for MNKNISDILEKNPIIAAINSEADLNAVLKSDINIVFILTSNILEISNVIKRLKEANKFVFVHIDRIEGLSSRSTLIIDYLIANTELNGIISTKHNMIKYAKNKDILAIQRFFILDSLSFKNSLKNVEDTKPDAIEILPGLMPKIIKKITKEIKIPVIAGGLIQDKQDIIGVIEAGAYGVSSTNKDIWNM